A region of Ornithodoros turicata isolate Travis chromosome 5, ASM3712646v1, whole genome shotgun sequence DNA encodes the following proteins:
- the LOC135394642 gene encoding uncharacterized protein LOC135394642, whose protein sequence is MVGLSAISSLALLGIFSAGFVRSSSHEHHRCPAPRAPENGLSFIFDGGRIVRYRCLPGNVIHGHGHATCINNRWNRPTPRCLPKHGHHMSQRRGAVSFEQGHSDHASRHLFSWDHGYAGNDTSSSRETDSRGDKLPLINGQWRNHGTVISLVEPQVGSERRGLKVSELGRDMIEEELDIAELRHRQEQDSKERRDHKKHPGGRWSEDTAEDSHGDYKGNELAPLGSQEVGDSRENGASVATSHSGSPLNTPSSRRHYTWENPHSGSTRYYSSRTASSGKSSESFSDRMSSREQQESREIGGSQEVFTTSAPVLSTSSWRGRPDETREAIRRPSDITDYWKRRTGGYGGYRYGGTEDSSEKRKFQEARRRPVSQAFRRSYLTSDDDYEDYTDDDDDDDRSYSRVDTPPRRIKGDSEVLPTSSPLDYFGRPVQVLTGEKAHQQEELLRRQYEMAQKRRKPLIEEARGRPTEVVPPIHFDHGQKGDEEVVTSRPFDYFGRPVQVLRGEKAAQAEALLRKQYEEVQRKIREREKIQEARKRPDEFVPGRKPLFPEEPPRVKFEEDPRVKGDPEQVTSRPTDYFNRPVQVLTGDKAGQAEALLRKQYEMYLEEQKKRPKQEEAIGRPVEFERQPSFTHGLPSKGISQIKTNYEEAVGRPEDFVRKPVEDATSPPLDYFGRPVQVLTGEKAGQQTELLRLQYKEAEAKRRKFEEARGRATEEVFGRPHQHARRHRHGDTASDVDISSSDYGVPGNVRLSREDMELMSKLSPDMRASYIRDITKARRKEETAPEQAGAFLERYRKTWESRLQESTKAKDHRSKQGYEDDDYQSDEEYQDDEPQDDIPVTTASSEDTSSDIADQYAKTSTSKPKATFDQSCLQDKELGRTFLRAPKIDHGMVVKYERQALSKPPHTQYVLARYRCLRRYELLYEKSDALYCRQREWVGERPVCVKKSIYEDRRKRKK, encoded by the exons ATGGTGGGATTGTCAGCGATAAGTAGCCTCGCGCTGCTCGGGATATTTTCAGCAG GATTTGTCCGATCTTCGTCACACGAACACCACAGATGTCCTGCTCCGAGGGCTCCTGAAAATGGCCTCAGTTTCATCTTCGATGGTGGAAGAATCGTGCGCTACCGATGCCTTCCGGGAAACGTAATCCACGGCCACGGCCACGCAACGTGTATCAACAATCGGTGGAACCGACCGACCCCTCGCTGTCTTCCAAAGCATG GGCATCATATGAGTCAACGGCGGGGTGCTGTAAGCTTTGAACAAGGTCATTCTGACCACGCTTCGAGACACCTCTTCAGCTGGGATCACGGATATGCGGGGAACGACACGAGCAGCAGTCGCGAAACCGACAGTAGGGGCGACAAATTGCCGCTCATAAACGGACAATGGCGGAACCACGGCACCGTGATTTCGCTCGTCGAACCTCAAGTTGGTAGCGAACGCCGCGGCCTTAAAGTGTCTGAGCTGGGACGAGATATGATCGAAGAGGAACTTGACATTGCAGAGCTGAGGCATCGCCAAGAACAAGACAGCAAAGAAAGGCGCGATCACAAGAAACACCCAGGTGGCAGATGGTCGGAAGATACCGCAGAAGACAGCCACGGTGACTACAAGGGGAATGAGTTGGCACCCCTTGGTAGCCAAGAGGTTGGAGATTCCCGTGAAAACGGAGCATCGGTGGCTACATCTCACAGTGGCAGTCCCCTGAACACCCCAAGTTCGAGACGGCATTACACGTGGGAGAACCCACACAGTGGTAGCACGCGTTACTATTCTTCAAGAACTGCGTCTTCTGGGAAGTCTTCCGAATCGTTTTCAGATAGGATGTCTTCCAGGGAACAGCAAGAAAGCCGAGAGATTGGAGGAAGTCAAGAAGTCTTTACTACGAGTGCTCCCGTACTTTCTACGTCCTCGTGGCGCGGTCGTCCAGATGAAACGCGGGAAGCTATTCGGCGTCCGTCGGACATTACAGATTATTGGAAGAGGCGTACCGGTGGGTATGGTGGGTACCGCTATGGTGGAACAGAAGATTCAAGTGAGAAGAGGAAGTTTCAGGAAGCGAGACGCAGGCCCGTAAGTCAAGCATTCAGGAGGAGCTACCTGACTAGTGATGACGACTACGAAGACTATacagacgacgacgatgatgatgacagatCATACAGCCGTGTGGACACACCGCCCAGACGAATTAAGGGCGATAGTGAAGTGCTCCCAACGTCATCACCTTTAGACTACTTCGGAAGGCCTGTGCAAGTCCTCACTGGCGAGAAGGCCCATCAACAGGAGGAACTGCTGCGACGACAGTACGAGATGGCCCAGAAGAGGAGAAAGCCTCTCATAGAGGAAGCAAGGGGGAGGCCAACGGAAGTTGTTCCACCCATTCATTTCGATCACGGACAGAAGGGCGATGAAGAAGTGGTTACATCACGGCCGTTTGACTACTTCGGAAGGCCAGTGCAGGTGCTGAGAGGTGAGAAAGCCGCTCAAGCTGAAGCGCTTCTAAGAAAGCAGTACGAAGAGGTACAAAGAAAGATACGAGAGCGCGAGAAGATCCAGGAAGCCAGGAAACGACCTGATGAGTTCGTACCAGGAAGGAAGCCACTGTTTCCCGAAGAACCCCCGCGTGTAAAATTCGAAGAAGACCCAAGGGTTAAAGGTGATCCCGAACAAGTTACTTCACGTCCTACAGATTACTTTAATCGTCCCGTTCAAGTACTGACCGGGGACAAGGCCGGCCAAGCGGAGGCACTGCTGAGGAAACAGTACGAAATGTACCTCGAAGAACAGAAAAAGCGACCGAAACAAGAAGAAGCTATTGGGAGGCCAGTTGAATTTGAGAGGCAGCCATCATTTACTCATGGCCTACCCTCGAAAGGCATTTCGCAGATTAAAACCAACTACGAAGAAGCTGTTGGCAGACCAGAAGACTTTGTACGGAAACCCGTGGAAGATGCAACATCCCCTCCATTAGATTATTTCGGGCGACCTGTACAAGTGCTCACAGGAGAAAAGGCTGGGCAGCAGACCGAACTTCTAAGGCTGCAGTATAAAGAAGCGGAAGCAAAAAGAAGGAAGTTTGAGGAAGCAAGAGGAAGAGCAACCGAAGAAGTTTTTGGAAGGCCTCATCAGCACGCACGTCGTCACCGACATGGGGACACGGCGTCCGACGTTGACATATCTAGTTCTGATTACGGGGTACCCGGGAACGTTAGGCTTAGCAGAGAAGACATGGAGCTCATGAGTAAATTGTCTCCTGACATGAGGGCAAGCTACATAAGAGACATCACGAAGGCGAGAAGGAAGGAGGAGACGGCACCTGAGCAAGCAGGAGCGTTTCTGGAGCGCtacaggaaaacatgggaaaGCCGGTTACAGGAATCTACAAAAG CCAAAGACCATCGCAGCAAACAAGGTTACGAAGACGATGACTACCAAAGCGATGAAGAGTACCAAGACGACGAACCACAAGATGACATCCCGGTGACGACTGCTAGTAGCGAAGACACATCCTCTGATATTGCTGACCAATACGCTAAAACATCAACTAGTAAGCCAAAAGCCACATTCGATCAGAGTTGCCTCCAGGACAAAGAACTCGGAAGAACGTTTCTGCGAGCGCCAAAGATCGACCACGGCATGGTCGTCAAATACGAGAGACAAGCCTTGAGCAAACCGCCACACACACAGTACGTGCTCGCGAGGTACAGGTGTCTTCGCAGGTATGAACTGCTGTACGAAAAGTCCGATGCGTTGTATTGCCGCCAGAGGGAGTGGGTAGGGGAGAGGCCAGTGTGCGTCAAGAAAAGCATTTACGAAGACAGAAGGAAGCGAAAGAAGTAA